Genomic window (Streptomyces sp. NBC_01431):
CGCGCGGGTTTCGAGCAGGTGCGACGCGGCGTCGGACACCTGCTGGACTTCGTAGCGGTAGACCTCCAGGACGAGGGCCTCGCGGCTGGGGAAGTTGCGGTAGAACGTCCCCTGCCCGACGCAGGCCTTCTTCGCGATGGCGCTGAGCGGGACGTCGGCCGAGTGCGTCAGCTCCACCAGTGCGACTTCCAGGATGCGTTCGCGATTGCGCTGCGCGTCGGCACGCAGCTTCGCGTCCTTGTTGTCTCCCACTCGTCCTCCCTCCACGCACACTCCCGTGCACGCGCTTCCCAGCGCCGCGCCAGAAATACCCTTGCTAAGCGGACAACTGTCCACTAGGTTCAACTCCCAGCGGACACTTGTCCGCTTGGGCCCACCATAGCGGCAGACACAGCTCGTACGGGCGATCGGTGGCGATCGCGGCCGGCTCCCCCGCCGCCGCACCGCCGGGCCCGGGACGACACCTTCTACGTACAGCGCCACCCCTCATGTACCGCCCGCACGCGGTGTCCGCATCACGCACGGTCCGCCGGGAGCACCGCGTACGCCGCGACGGCCGCCAGGTGACAGGCACGGCTCGGCGCTCGGTCGACCACGTCGGCAAGGGGCCCGCGCCTCGGCACCCGCCGCGCACCTTCACGCGAAAGAAGGCTGATCATGGCCCCATCGACGTCCAGCGCCATCGCCCTCACCGTCAACGGCGAAAAGCACACCCTGCCCGTCGACCACCGCACCACCCTGCTCGACGCGCTGCGCGAGCGCCTCGACCTGACCGGCACCAAGAAGGGCTGCGACCAGGGCCAGTGCGGCGCTTGTACGGTGCTGATCGACGGGCGCCGGGCCCTGTCCTGCCTGCAACTCGCCGTCGCTGCCGAGGAACGCGAGATCACCACCATCGAAGGGGTGGCCCAGGGCGATCAACTGCACCCGGTGCAGCAGGCGTTCCTCGATCTCGACGGCTATCAGTGCGGCTACTGCACACCGGGGCAGATCTGTTCGGCGATCGCGGTGATCGAGGAGCACGCGGCGGGCTGGCCCAGCGCCGCGACGACCGACGTGCGGCCCGAAGCGGGCGTGCCGGCGCTCACCGCCGAGGAGATCCGGGAGCGGATGAGCGGCAATCTGTGCCGCTGCGGCGCGTACGTCTCGATCGTGCAGGCGGTGGCGAGGGCCGCCGAATCCGCGCAGGCCCCGCCAGGCGATT
Coding sequences:
- a CDS encoding (2Fe-2S)-binding protein: MAPSTSSAIALTVNGEKHTLPVDHRTTLLDALRERLDLTGTKKGCDQGQCGACTVLIDGRRALSCLQLAVAAEEREITTIEGVAQGDQLHPVQQAFLDLDGYQCGYCTPGQICSAIAVIEEHAAGWPSAATTDVRPEAGVPALTAEEIRERMSGNLCRCGAYVSIVQAVARAAESAQAPPGDSGDAAGKGVAA